From Triticum aestivum cultivar Chinese Spring chromosome 7B, IWGSC CS RefSeq v2.1, whole genome shotgun sequence:
GGGTTACAAAATAGTACAGATAAGACAGGAGTGACAATACACCTTATTACAAAGGACTGTGGTTGTTATTGGGTATGATGACCAAAAATGGCACAGCAACTCCTGGATAGCCGTCCAATGCTAACAAAATAGACAGTCACAAGAAACTCTGTCAATATAAGATGTACAATAAGATCTCGAGTGCGGTGATAAGAAGATTTTAGAATGGTCGGATAAATatacataaataaataaatgaaggtACATTGATAATTCCGGAAAATAACATTCTAGAACAAATTGGAAGTACAATACAGCTTCTGCGTAAAAGGTAAATAGGTGCAGTATCTCACATCCATAAGTTCATCTCGTGTTCGGTGAGGAAGACGACCAAGGAGACTGTCTTGGGGATTCTTAAGATTAAGCCTCCGTGAACGTGAAATTCCTTCATTCAATTCATTAAGAACCTAGGCCCACACCATGTAGGTAGTTAGGTTTTTCCTGCTCATGCAATTTAATAGCTTAAGAATAGAGAAGCCACAGCAATACAGCATGCAAAACTTGTGTTTGTAAAGAAAACTTGGAGTATTGGGATGTTGATGAATCATGAAATGACAATCCAACATTAAGAATTGGAATGAAACAAACAAAGGTAAACTAGGTTCATTTGCAAAATGGATACTGTTTCTTTGTTGGCAATGCAAAGTCGTGGACCAGGTAAGGTGTAAGTTGGTCATATAAAAACAGTAACACAAACATCAACTTTTCTCATAGCCATACCTAAGTACCTAACACATCCCTTAGTAGAAGTGTTTGTACCGTTTAGAATGTTGGGCCTATCGTTGTGTCCACAGAAATTTTTCGGGAAAACGCAAGGGATTTGCGTTTCATTGCATTGGAAAGGTAGAAAGTTATTTACAATCCTCCTAAGAGGCAAAGTTCATGCTGGATCAGTAGAAACTAGTGTACATCCCAGGTGGTGGGTAAGATGACCCGCAAGCCACGAGCACCAGCCCGTGCCCATTGCTCGGCCTCGTCCTTGGTCTTAGAGACCAGGACTGGGACAAGGGGTTGGGCACCGTCGAAAATGCATGCATTGCGATGCTTCCAAATCATCCACGGCGTCAGGAGGGCAATGGAGGCGAGGCCCTTGCGCATCGGTGGAGGCGTGCTCTGCTTGGCGTGGAGCCACCAGTCCATGAGAGTATCCTCCTGGTTTGGCCCTGCGACAGTCATCCTTAGCCAAGCTAGGATCTCATGCCAGGTTTGCTTGGCAAAGGTGCACTCCAGGAGCAGGTGTCTCATCGTCTCTGGTGCCTGATCGCATAGCGGGCACCGGGGCTGGTGCTGGAGGCCACGACGAGCAAGGCGGTCAGCAGTCCAGCACCTGTCCAGGTTGGCAAGCCAGTGGAAAAATTTGACCCGTGGCGGTGCCCAGCTTTTCCAGATTAGCTTCCAGGAGAAACAAGTGGTGGATCCTTGGAAAGTGGTGTGTCCACAGAAATGGTTGGGAACTGATTGGATAGTTCTTTGCAAATATTCTTCACTAGTTTTGGAAGAGCAAATTCTCTTCAAGTAAAATATGTACAGACACAAAGAACCACCACCTCGATTACAGAGCAAACAAGATTGAATAAGGCGCAAACACATTCCAaaatccaactttgaccataaattagacCAACAATATATATTTTTTGTGACTTACAGCTAAAAAGAAAcaaatataatttttgtgacttaCAAATTATACCATTGAGAACTTCTTTCGGATACGGATTCAACGGTATAATTTTTGTCACATATAACCCACATTTGATTGGTCTTATtcattggaatggagggagtaagtcAGATATATCTACAGACATGCATCTTTCAAGGAAACAGGACCTAATCCCTGAAAGTTGACTATAGAACATTGGTATCAGGTCTCAAGTAAAACTGCTTACCTTTAGAGCAACATCTGACTGAACAACCGGACAGTTCATTTTCACGGAAGATATTTGATCCATTAAATGACGGAATGCATCATCGGTGCTCAGGCTGCAGCTGCGGGCCTTTCTTCCATCGTTGCTACCTAAAGGTCTCAGAGCATTGGCTTGCTGAGAATCAAAATATTCTCGAGGATCCTATAAAGACAAGGCATGACAATCCATAACCCTGTGATATATTACTGCAGCTGATATATTATATCAAGCCATATGAACCAACAATTACCTTTATACAAAGTGGTGCATATGGGAGACTTCGTGGAGCTTGCAGATCCTCTATCTCAGTCATGCGGGCCACCTTTACCAATCTCACATGACTAGCATCATCAGCAACAGAGCTAGGAGGTGGTTCTGCAGTTCATAACTCATCAGCCTAGTAAGGAACTACTTAGGGTGAGAAAAGATGCACCACAGCGATATAATTACTTACCCTTCTTGGACCGTGCAAGTGCTTCAGCCACAGTCTTCGTATCAGTTGATTCAATATCTGCACAAAGATGAATAACAAATACAATCACCTTACAGACAGAAACTATATGGTGCATTAATACAGGTTATTAATGGCCAATAAGCAAATGCTTATTGACATTCTCTGATGTGAAGGGGAAAGTACACCAGCACAGGGCAGGTACTACACTACAGCATTACAATGTGCAACCAACCAGCAGTATAAGACGGTTGATTTGTGCTATTGTTGGTGCATTCTTTTTCAGGAAAGTCTAGACAGAAAAACAGGAAGCCAGTAGAAGAAGTGTAGTCGCAGGAGAACTGTTAGGCTGTTAGCATATCAGTATCATCTCATGATAGTAATAGCATGCTTGACCAATCAACTTCAGTATACAAAAATTTAAAAGAGACAGCATGAAAACTTTTGAGTTGAGTCCAAAACTTCACCTGTTGATCTCCCTTCAAGAACAACAGCAGCATGCCGATTCAGATCCTGAGAAAGTGTTCTCCTAGCCAACTCGCTATCAATATCAGTTGTCTCTCTGCTGCCATCACGGAGAATCCCATGATCCTAGATGCTCGAAAGAATAATGATATGAAAATTCAAAATAGGACTAAGCACTGCATGAAGTTATGATCAAAATAGCAGACAGAATTGCTCATTATGAGAAACGAATAAACCACTCGTCTTTGTGAAGTTGTAGATATAACAAAATAGTAGCCAAGAACACAAACACACCGGAAGATGGATGTAGTCATCCCCTGCATCTGCCTCCATGTCTAATGTTGGATCAACTCGTTTTATCTGTCAAACAAGAATTGAGTCACCAAAACAGATTGAAGGAAAAATGTATTGCAAAATACTCCGTCCtggaatacttgtcatcaaaatggataaagggggatgtatatagacgtattttagttctagatacatctctttttatctattttgatgacaagtattttcgggcgGAGGGAATATGCAGGATGACAACAATAAACAGCTAGAATTATACCTTGAGCTTTGCCTCCTTGGCAAGTATATCATCGTTTTTCAAAAACATGGCTAATTCCTCATCATCAGCGGCCTCAGCTTTTGCCGCTAAAGTATTTTTTGTCCTAAGTAGATACTCAGCTCTACAGTACTTTGTCCAAAAATCCTTTTCTGACAACTTTTTGGGATTGTCACGGGAGATGAAGGAAAAACAGAGTAAAATGAGAATCCAAATCCACTTTGTGCCAACAAAGATATAGTATAAACTAACTCCAACTTAAGCTCAAGCTTCCGAAAACCTATGGTAAGGCACATGACAATAGTACATACAAGTATGCACCATCTTACCTTCTTCGGGACATAATCTAAAAATGCCCGATGCACAGCTGGCTTTTCTGCGAAAATCTGCAAAACATCAAATAATATATCATATTCATAACAACTGATTTTCAAGACTTATTCAACGTCCAATAAACAATCTCATAGTTCAGCATTTACATGGTTAATAATGTATGACAGGTAAACTAGTATTACTGAGCAGATGTAGCCCAGCTCAAGGACCAGAATAAGCCTGTTCGACCGGGTCGAGAAATGTAGTCACAATGGTGTGGCCTCATAGGTGGCTGCCCATGGGAGTCAAAAGGGGCAATGTTCTTCACGACACTCATTAGGAATGTGGCCCAATGAATCCAGGTCAATGACCCTACAAATCAAATAATACATCGATAGAATCTAAATGTATTCGGAGAAGGGAATAAAGAAGAGAATGA
This genomic window contains:
- the LOC123156735 gene encoding general transcription and DNA repair factor IIH subunit TFB1-1 isoform X1, translated to MGTMTIGAKYKATLKDRGTGGVLRMSEDKLTFTPNDPRSLMKLSVDFRTIKGHKFNKVDGSKPSPALLNLSKDSDKGGGYIFEFENVGNRDFCRDFVARVLGKHQGTVPARPNVPPEISAVSTGPEQLSSAEMERRMKLLREDSELQKLHKKFVLGNILQESEFWATRKNLLNDETNKASKQKPGFKSAMLADVRPSADGQTNKVTFSLTTEIIHQIFAEKPAVHRAFLDYVPKKLSEKDFWTKYCRAEYLLRTKNTLAAKAEAADDEELAMFLKNDDILAKEAKLKIKRVDPTLDMEADAGDDYIHLPDHGILRDGSRETTDIDSELARRTLSQDLNRHAAVVLEGRSTDIESTDTKTVAEALARSKKEPPPSSVADDASHVRLVKVARMTEIEDLQAPRSLPYAPLCIKDPREYFDSQQANALRPLGSNDGRKARSCSLSTDDAFRHLMDQISSVKMNCPVVQSDVALKVLNELNEGISRSRRLNLKNPQDSLLGRLPHRTRDELMDHWTAIQELLCHFWSSYPITTTVLCNKVQRLKDAMTQIYQKLQDIKEAAQPDVRHEISQLVKPMTQALDAAFNHEQQQKSSKAGSKPNGF
- the LOC123156735 gene encoding general transcription and DNA repair factor IIH subunit TFB1-1 isoform X2; this translates as MKLSVDFRTIKGHKFNKVDGSKPSPALLNLSKDSDKGGGYIFEFENVGNRDFCRDFVARVLGKHQGTVPARPNVPPEISAVSTGPEQLSSAEMERRMKLLREDSELQKLHKKFVLGNILQESEFWATRKNLLNDETNKASKQKPGFKSAMLADVRPSADGQTNKVTFSLTTEIIHQIFAEKPAVHRAFLDYVPKKLSEKDFWTKYCRAEYLLRTKNTLAAKAEAADDEELAMFLKNDDILAKEAKLKIKRVDPTLDMEADAGDDYIHLPDHGILRDGSRETTDIDSELARRTLSQDLNRHAAVVLEGRSTDIESTDTKTVAEALARSKKEPPPSSVADDASHVRLVKVARMTEIEDLQAPRSLPYAPLCIKDPREYFDSQQANALRPLGSNDGRKARSCSLSTDDAFRHLMDQISSVKMNCPVVQSDVALKVLNELNEGISRSRRLNLKNPQDSLLGRLPHRTRDELMDHWTAIQELLCHFWSSYPITTTVLCNKVQRLKDAMTQIYQKLQDIKEAAQPDVRHEISQLVKPMTQALDAAFNHEQQQKSSKAGSKPNGF